Part of the Acidimicrobiales bacterium genome is shown below.
GCCGACGAGCCGGCGGACCTGCGGCGCCTCGGGCTCGAGTTGCCCCCCGGTGCCTGAGGCGGGGCCGGCGCACCTCCCCCGCTACGATCGGCCCGGTGGACCCCCCGCGCGGCCTCGACGACTGGGTCGCCATCGGAGCCGATCCGCTCCCGCTCGCCGACGCGCTCGCCTGGGCGGTGACCGCACGCTGCGGCGCGCTCGTGAGCTTCAGCGGGACCGTGCGCGACCACTCCGAGGGACGGCCGGGCGTCGTCCGTCTCGACTACGAGTGCTACCCGGGCGCCGCCGAACGGGCGCTCGCCGACGTCGCTCGCTCGGCGCGTGCGCGCTGGCCGGAGCTGGGCCGGCTCGTCCTGCTCCACCGAACCGGCACGCTCGCCCCTGAGGAGATCGCCGTCGTCGTCGTCGCCACCGCGCCCTCGCGCGACGTGGCCTTCGCCGCCGCCCGCTACCTCATCGACACCGTGAAGGCGGCCGTGCCGATCTGGAAGCGCGAGACCTGGGCGAACGGGGAAGCCTGGGCGCTCGGCGCGCAGCGCCTCCGGGCCCCCGACGCGCGACCGGAGGCACGCGGTGGCTGCGAGGGGATCGCGCCGTGATCCCCCTCGAGGAGGCGCGCGCCTTCGTCGTCGGGCGCCAGGCCCCGCTCGGGCCGACCAAGCGCACCAGGGCCGACGCGCTCGGCTGCGTGCTGGCGAGCGCGGTCGTCGCCGGCGAGGCGGTGCCGCCCTTCGCGAACGCGGCGATGGACGGCTACGCCGTGCGCGCCGCGGACTGCCGGCAGGCGCCCACCCGGCTCGAGGTGGTCGCGGCGGTCATGGCAGGCGACGCGCCAGGGCGGCCACTCGGTCCGGGCCAGGCCGCGCGCATCATGACCGGTGCGCCGATCCCGCCGGGGGCGGACGCCGTGTGCGTCCTCGAGGCGAGCCACCTGGCGTCGCCCAGCGGGGACGTGGTCGTCCTGGAGGAGCCCGTGGAGCCGGGGGACAACGTCCGCCAGCCCGGGGAGGACCTGCGCTCGGGAGAGGTGCTCTTTCGCCCCGGCACCGTCCTCGGCCCCGCCCACCTCGGCGTGCTGGCCGGCCTCGGCATCGAGGCGCTCGAGGTCCACCCCCGCCCGAAGGTGGGCGTGCTCGCCACCGGGAGCGAGCTCGTGGCCGGTGCCGGCCCGCTGCCGCCGGGGAAGATCCGCGACGCCAACCGACCCGCCCTCCTCGCCCTCCTCGCGCGCGCCGGCTTCGACCCGGTCGACCTCGGCATCGTGCACGACGACGAGACCGCGATCGCCGCCGCGCTCGAACGGGCAGCGGAGTGCGACGCCGTCCTCGCCACGGGCGGGGCGAGCCACGGCGACCGCGACGTCCTCCACGACGTGCTCGCGAAGATGGCGAGCGGCGCGTGCCGCTCGATGGAGGTGTCGATCAAGCCCGCCAAGCCCTTCGTCTACGGGGAGATCGGGCCGCGCGCGACCCCCGTCTTCGGCCTCCCGGGGAACCCGGTCTCCGCGCTCGTCTCCTTCGAGCTCCTCGCGCGGCCCGCGCTGCGGGCGATGGCGGGCGAGCGCTCGATCGAGCCGCCCCTCCTCGAGGCGCGCGCGGCGGAGGCCTTCCGCCGGCGCCCCGACGGCCGGACGCACTTCCTGCGCGCGGTGGCCGGCGTCGACGGACGCGGCAGGCTGGAGGTCCGCTCGGCCGGCGGCCAGGGCTCCCACCAGCTCAGCGCCCTGGCGCGAGCCAACGCCCTCGTCGTGCTGCCCGACGGCGAGGGGCCGGGGCCGGGAGAGGCGGTGCGCGTCCTGCTGCTCGATCCCGACCGCCTCGAGGTGCTCGGTCCGTGAAGGCCGCGCTCACCCCGCAGCGAGTCCTCCTTCGCCGCGACCCGCCCGCTCGCCGGTCAGGCCGCGGCACCGGGCCCCTCGTCGACCGCTTCGGCAGGCTCCACACCGACCTGCGACTCTCGGTCACCGACCGATGCAACCTGCGCTGCTCCTACTGCATGCCCGCCGAGGGGGTGCGCTTCCTCCCCGCCGCCGAGCTGCTCAGCTTCGACGAGATCGAGCGGATCGCGCGCGTCGCGCGCGATCTCGGGATCACCGCGGTCCGCCTCACCGGGGGCGAGCCCCTCGTGCGCGCGGGACTGGCCGACCTCGTCGCGCGCCTCGCGTCCCTCGGCTTCGAGGACCTCGCGCTCACGACGAACGGCATGCGCCTCGCCGCGCTCGCCCGCCCCCTCGCGACGGCCGGCCTGCGGCGGGTCAACGTGAGCTGCGACTCGCTGCGCGAGGACCGCTTCGCGGCGATCCGGCGGGGGGGCCGGCTCTCGTCGGTGCTCGAGGCGATGGATGCCGCTGAGGCGGCGGGCCTCGCGCCGATCAAGGTGAACGTCGTCCTCGTCGCCGGCGTCAACGACGACGAGGTGCTCGACTTCGCCGCCTTCGCCCGCGAGGCGGGGCGGGTCGTCCGGTTCATCGAGTTCATGCCGCTCGACGCCGACCGGCGCTGGGACCGCCGCCTCGTCGTGCCCTCCGACGAGGTCGTCGCGCGCATCGACGAGCGCTGGCCGCTCGAGGCGGTCGAGGCCCCGGGCGAGCCCGCGCCCGCCGCGCGCTACCGCTTCGCCGACGGCTGCGGCGAGATCGGCGTCGTCGCCAGCGTGACCCGCCCGTTCTGCGGGACCTGCGACCGCCTGCGCGTCACCGCCGAGGGCGCGCTGCGCAACTGCCTGTTCTCCGACGACGAGCTCTCGCTGCGCGACGTGCTGCGCCGGGGTGGGTCCGACGACGAGCTCGCCGCGCTGTTCCACGCCTCGGTCGGCGCGAAGCGCGCCGGTCACGGGATCGGCGACCCGACCTTCAGCCCGCCCCGGCGATCGATGTCGATGATCGGCGGCTGACGTTGCCACACCTGCGGCTGTTCGGTCCGGCGCGCGAGGCCGCCGGCAGCCCCGGCGCCGAGGTGCCCGGGTCCACGCCCGAGGAGGTCCTCGCCGCCGCCGTCGAGCGCTTCGGCCCCGCCTTCGCGCAGGTGCTCGAGACGAGCGCCCTCTGGGTGAACGGCGAGCCCGCGCTGCCCTCGCAGCCGCTCGGCGCGTCCGACGAGCTCGCCGTGCTGCCGCCGGTCTCCGGAGGCTGCGCCGACGAGGCGCCCGCGCGCCCGGCCCTCGGCTCCCGGCTCGAGGCGAAGATCCTGACGGTGTCGAGCGCGGGGAGCGAGGGGCGGCGAGCGGACACCGCCGGCCCCGCGCTCGCCGAGGCGCTCGAGCGCGCCGGCTTTCGCGTCCTCGAGCGGCGCGTCGTCGGCGACGGGGTGGAGCCGGTCTCCTCGGCACTGCGGGAGATGGCGTCGGGCTTCGCGGGGCTCGTCGTGTCGACGGGGGGCACGGGCTTCGGGCCGCTCGACCTCACGCCCGAGGCGACCCGGCGCGTCCTCGAGCGCGAGGCGCCCGGCCTCGCCGAAGCCGCGCGAGCCGCGAGCCCGCTCGGGCGCCTGAGCCGCGGCCTCGCTGGGACCGTCGGCGCCTGCCTCGTCCTCAACCTCCCCGGGTCGGCGAGGGGAGCGGTCGAGTCGCTCGAGGCCGTGCTCGACGTCCTGCCGCACGCGCTCGCCCTCCTCGCCGGCGAGCAGCCCCACTGAGCCCGCGTCCGGACCGTCGCCGGCACGACCCGGTCCGGGACGCGCCGTGGGCGCCTAGACTCGGCGTGTGGCGCTGCCAGCCTTCCCGCGCTGGGTGAACGACGCGGCGGCGCGCACGGTGGCAGTCGGCGTCGTCGTGATGGCCGCCCTCGCGGCGACGCTCCCGGCACTGTGGCTCGCGGTCCCGCTCGCGTACGGCTTCGCCGCACGCGTCCTCGCCGGCCCGCGGCTCAGCCCCCTCGCACTGCTGGCGACGAGGGTCGTGGCGCCCCGGCTGGGCCGGCACGCCAAGCTGCACCCCGGCCCGCCCAAGCGCTTCGCCCAGGCCATCGGGTGCACCTTCTCGAGCTCGGCGCTCGCCCTCTGGCTCGCCGGCGAGCCGGTCGCGGCGCGCGCGCTGCTCGGTGCGCTCGCCGTCCCGGCGCTCCTCGAGGCGGCGATCGGCTACTGCGTCGGGTGCCAGCTCTTCGGCCTCGCCATGCGCCTCGGGCTCGTGCCGCCCGCCGTGTGCCTCGAGTGCGCCGACCTCTCCCGGCGCGCCGGCGCGTCCGTGGCTGGCTAGGCGTCCCGGCCTCGACGGCGGGACTGGGCGCTACCATGCGCCGAGGACCCTCCCCGAAGCGAGGTGTGCATGGCCCCCAGCACTGCGCCGGTACGGACGGTCGCCCTCGTCGGCCACACCGGCGTGGGCAAGACGACCCTCGCCGACGCGCTGCTGCTCGCCACCGCCACGGCCGCGCGCGTCGGGCGCGTCGAGGACGGCACGGCGACCTGCGACTTCGAGCCGGAGGAGCTGAAGCGGCGCTTCTCCGTCTCGCTCGCCCTCGCGCCCTACGTCCTCGAGGGCGAGAAGGTCAACGTGATCGACACGCCCGGCTTCCCCGACTTCCTCCCCGAGGCCGAGCGGGCCCTCGCCGTCGCCGACCTGGCGGTCGTCGTCGTGAGCGCCGTCGACGGGGTCCAGGTCCAGACGGAGGTGGTCTGGCGGGCGGCGGAGGCCCTCGGCGTCCCGCGGATGGTCTTCGTCAACAAGCTCGACCGCGAGCACGCGGACTTCTCCCGCGTCCTCGACCAGCTGCGCGAGGTCTTCGGCGCGGGCGTCGCGCCGCTCGAGCTGCCGATCGGCGAGGAGGCCTCCTTCCGCGGGATCGCCGACCTGCTCGCTGACGAGGCCATCTGCTACGAGGGCGGGGCGCCCCGGCGCGGCCCGATCCCCGAGGAGATCGCCGAGCTCGAGCACCGGGTGCGCGACAGCCTCGTCGAGGGCATCGTCGTCGCCGACGACGAGCTCATGGAACGCTACCTGGAGGGCGACACGCCCTCCATGGCAGAGCTCGAGGCGACCCTCGCGACCGGCGTCGCGGCCTGCTCGGTCTTCCCCGTCGTGTGCGGCTCGGCCACGACGAACGTCGCGATCGACCGGCTGGCCGCCTTCATCCGCGAGATCGCGCCGAGCCGGCCCGTGCGCGTGCGGGCCGGGGACCGGTCGGTGGAGGTGGCTCGAGACCCGAGCGGCGAGCCGCTGGCGCGGGTGTTCAAGACGATCATCGATCCCTTCGTCGGGCGCATCTCGCTGCTCCAGGTGATCTCCGGGACGCTGCGGCCCGACACGGTGCTCGTCAACAGCCGCACGAAGTCCGAGGAGCGCCTGCACGCGCTGCAGATGATGCGGGGCAAGGAGACCTACGCCCTGGGCGAGGCACCCGCTGGCGACATCGTCGCGGTCGCCAAGCTCGCCGACGCCCAGGCCGGCGACACGCTGGCACCGAAGGGCTCGCCGGTCGTCGCCGAGATGCCGCCCCTCTCGCCGCCCCAGCTCGCGGTGGCGATCCGCCCGCGGAAGTCAGGCGACGAGGACAAGCTCATGACGAGCCTCCACCGCCTCGAGGAGGAGGACGGTGCGCTCTCGGTGCACCACGACGAGCAGACCCAGCAGACGGTCCTCACGGTCCTCGGCGACACCCACCTCAACGTGGTGTGCGAGCGCCTCCAGCGCAAGTTCGGCGTGGAGATCGACGTCGAGGCGCTGCGGATCCCCTACCAGGAGACGATCACCTCGCCGGCCGAGGCCGAGGGTCGCCACAAGAAGCAGACCGGCGGCCACGGGCAGTTCGGCGTCGTCGTCTTGAAGCTCGAGCCCCTCGCGCGCGGCGAGGGGTTCGAGTTCGTGGACGAGATCGTCGGCGGCGCCATCCCCCGGCAGTTCCTGCCCGCGGTCCAGCACGGCATCGAGAAGGCGATGCGCCGGGGTGGCGTCTTCGGCTACCCCGTCGTCGACGTGCGCGCCCGCTGCGTCGACGGCAAGTTCCACAGCGTCGACTCCTCGGAGACGAGCTTCGAGATCGCGGCGTCGCTGGCCTTCCAGGAGGCGCTCCGGAAGGCGAACCCGGTCCTGCTCGAGCCGATCTCCCGCCTCGAGGTGCGCGTCCCGGCGCGCCTGCAAGGCGAGGTCCTCGCCGACGTGAACGCGAGGCGGGGACGCGTCGTCGGCAGCGAGCTCGACGAGACCGGGCAGCAGGTCATCACCGCGCTCGTCCCGAGCGCCGAGCTCGTGCGCTACGCCATGGACCTCCGGTCGCTGACCGGCGGCTACGGCACCTTCTCGGTCCACCACGACCACTACGCCGAGGTCCCGGCACACCTGAGCGAGAAGCTGGCGCGCGCCTGAGCGCACCAGCGGCGAGGCGGCGCCGCAGCGTGGACCCACTGCCCGGGCGACTCTCCCCTGCCTCCTCGCCGTCGCCGAGCGTCTCGCGCGAGCTGCCTGTCGCCGCTGGGCTCACCTGCCGACAGGCTGGCCGTGGGCCGAGCGGTGGCAGCCGAGCCACGCGCGGCTGCGCTCGCGTCGCACCTGAGCGGCCGGATCGAGAGCGCCGGCAGAACGCCCCGGTGCCGTCCAGCTGGAAGGGAACCGGCGATCGCTCGATCGACCCACGCCCGTTGGGCGGGGCGACGGCCGATCCACGCCCTTCCCATGGCATCCAGGCCGCCCTGCGGCGGCGCGCCGTCCGGCCGGCGTCGGACGGTGATCCAGGCTCAGTAGCGGTAGTGGTCGGGCTTGTACGGACCCTCGACCGGACGCCCGATGTACGCCGCCTGCTCGGGGGTGAGGGTCGTCAGCTTCACGCCGAGGGCGTCGAGGTGCAGGCGGGCGACGCGCTCGTCGAGGTGCTTCGGCAGCACGTGGACGCGCCGGTCGTACTCGCCCCGCTTCGTGAACAGCTCGATCTGGGCGATCACCTGGTTCGTGAAGGACGTCGACATGACGAAGCTCGGGTGGCCCGTGGCGTTCCCGAGGTTGAGCAGGCGGCCCTCCGACAGGACGATCACGGCGTGGCCGTCGGGGAAGCGCCACTCGTCGACCTGCGGCTTGATGCTCACCCTGGAGATGCCCGGGACGCGTGCCAGGCCCGCGACGTCGATCTCGTTGTCGAAGTGGCCGATGTTGCCCACGATCGCCTGGTGCTTCATCCGCGCCATGTGCGCGGCGGTGATGACGTCGCGGTTCCCCGTCGCGGTGACGAAGATGTCGCCGCGCTCGACGACGTCCTCGAGCGTCGTCACCTCGTAGCCGTCCATCGCCGCCTGGAGGGCGCAGATCGGGTCGATCTCCGTGACGACGACGCGCGCCCCCTGGCCCCGGAGCGCCTCGGCGCACCCCTTGCCGACGTCCCCGTAGCCGCACACCACGGCGACCTTCCCGCCGATCAGGACGTCGGTCGCCCGGTTGATGCCGTCGATGAGCGAGTGCCGACAGCCGTACCGGTTGTCGAACTTCGACTTCGTCACCGAGTCGTTGACGTTGATCGCCGGGAAGAGCAGCGTTCCGGCTGCCTGCCGCTGGTAGAGGCGGTGCACCCCGGTGGTCGTCTCCTCGGTGACCCCGAGCACCCCCCGAGCGACCGCCGTCCAGCGCCCGGGATCGTCCTCGAGCGAGCGGCGCAGCAGCTCGTGGAGGACGACGAGGTCCTCGGGGGCGTCGGCGGGGGTGTCGGGCACCTTCCCCGCCTGCTCCGCCTCGGCCCCGAGGTGGACGAGGAGGGTCGCGTCCCCGCCGTCGTCGAGGATCATGTTCGGGCCCGTCCCGGCGCCCCAGTCGAGGGCCCGCTCCGTGCACCACCAGTACTCCTCGAGCGTCTCCCCCTTCCAGGCGAAGACCGGCACGCCCGCCGGCGACCCCGGCGTGCCCTCGGGACCGACGACGACAGCGGCGGCGGCGTGGTCCTGGGTCGAGAAGATGTTGCACGACGCCCAGCGCACCTGCGCGCCGAGCGCCACCAGCGTCTCGATCAGCACGGCCGTCTGCACGGTCATGTGCAGCGACCCGCTGATGCGAGCCCCGGCGAGGGGCTGGTCGGGTCCGAGCTCGGCGCGTAGCGCCATGAGGCCAGGCATCTCGTGCTCGGCGAGCGCGATCTCCCGCCGGCCGAAGTCGGCGAGACCGAGATCGGCCACCTTGTACTCGCCAGGGCGGAGCACGGTCATAGGGTCCCTCGCGCTGTCGGGCGGCGCCGGTGCGGCAGCCGCGTCGCTACCACTACAGCATCCCGGCACGCCGACCACCACCCGGCGAGCGCCGGTCGCCCCGGCGCGCCGGCATGGGCCCCGCCGGCCGGGGGTAAGAGGAAGCACGTGGGGCAGCGGAGCGACCGACCCAGCGCACGAGAGCGTGCGGCCAGCTCGCCGTGATGCGCTTCCGGGACCATGAGCCCGCGGCCGTCTCGACGGACCTGCTCCTCGCCGAGTGCGACCGCTTCCTCGACGGCTCCATCGCCGAGGTGCTGAGCGAGGCGGACGGCTCCGTGCCCGCCTGGGCGTGGATGAACTGCCTCGCGCACGCCTCGCGCCAGCGGCTGCACGCGCTCGCCGAGCGACCCGCCGACGTCGCCGACCGGCCCGAGCTGTGGGCGTGGCACCGAACGGTCGCCTTCCTCGCCGAGGAGGTGCTCCTCACCGCCGAACGGAGCGCCACCCCCGTCGAGGCTCTCCAGCGGCGGGTCCTCGTGCCCCTCGAGCTCCGGCTCGGCGCGCAGCGCCTCGGGCCCTCGAGCCTGCTGCGCCTCGTGCTCGGCGCGCTCGCCGAGCCGAGCGTGCCCGAGACCTGAACGCGTCCCCCCGCCACCGCTGCCCTGCCGGAGGAAGCCCCGTGCCCCCCTGCCCCGAGTGCCGAGAGGAGATGGTCGAGCACGCGCCGTTCGATCCCGACCTCATCGCCACCGGCCTCTTGGCGCCCTGGCGCACCATCTACGCATGCAGCGCCTGCGGTCACCTCGAGGTGGACCGTGCCCCGGCGCCAGCCGCCTCGGTGCGGACCGGGGCAGACGGCCCGGACGCCGGGCGGCACCCAACGCGGCACGCGATCCGTCCTGGGCGCTCGCTGCCTCGGGCGGCTCACGACCGGACGGCGAGGCCTGCGAAGAGGTCGCCGTAGCGGTCGAGCCGGGCGAGGACCTCGGCAGGTCGAAAGCGCAGCCCGTCGGCGCGTCCCGCTCGCTCGGCCGCCGCGAGCTCCTCCCAGCGAAGGGGCGCGGACACGCTCGGGGTGGCCTCCGCCCGTAGCGAGTAGGCCGCCACGGTCGTCTTCGCCGGGTGGTTCTGGCTCCAGTCGATGAGGACTCGGCCCGGCCTCCGAGCGCGCGCCATGCTCGTGACGACCCGTCGCGGCTCCTCGGCCTCGATGCGGCGCGCCACCTCGTAGGCCTCGCTGCGCACGTCCTGCCAGGCGCGAGGCGGTTCGAGGCGCGCGTAGAGGTGGAGGCCCTTCCGGCCGCTCGTCTTCGGGACCGCCTCGAGACCCCGCGCCTCGAGCTCCCGGCGCAGCGCGACGGCGACCGGGATGCACTCGAGCACGCCGACGCCCGGCCCCGGGTCGAGGTCGAAGACCACGAGGTCCGGGCGCGGCGACGGCCCGGTGTCGACCCGCCACATCGGGACGTGCAGCTCGATCGCCGCCAGGTTCGCCGCCCAGACGAGCCCTGCGACGCTCGAGACGACGGCCTGCTCGAGCGCGTCGCGCCGCGTCCTGCGGCCGAGCACCCGCGGCACCTCGACCGTCTCGAGCCACGCGGGGGCGTGGGCGGGGACGTGCTTCTCGAGGAACGAACGGCCCTCCACTCCGTCGGGGAAGCGCGCGAGCGTGACCGGCCGGCCCGCGAGATGGCCAAGGATGGCCGGTGCGACGGCGACGTAGTAGGAGATGAGGTCGCCCTTCGTGAAGCCCGACGCCGGGTAGAGCACCTTGTCGAGGTTCGCCACCGAGAGCAGCCGACCGTCGACCTCCACCTCGAGGCGGCGCTCACGCACGCACGACCTCCTCCGCCCGCTTGTCCGGGCGCAGGCCGCGCCAGGCCGGGTGGCGCAGCCGCCCGGCGCGTGTCCAGCGCGCGAACTCGACCTCCCCGACGAGCGACGGCTCGACCCAGCGAACGGCGACGTCGGGCGGCGCGCCTCGCACCGGGGCGCCCGTCGCGAGCCGCTCGAGGCGGCGAACGAGCTCGCGCCGCGCCTCCTCGCTCATGCCCGAGCCGACCCGCCCCACGTACTCGAGGCCGGCGGCCCCCTGCACGGCGAGCACGAGCGCGCCGATGGTGCCGGCGCGCCCGGCCTCCCCCGGCGTGTAGCCGGCCACGACGACCTCCTGGGTGCGGACGTCACGCACCTTCACCCACGCCCTCGAGCGGCGGCCCGGTTCGTAGGAGCTGTCGTCCCGCTTGGCGACCACCCCCTCGATGCCGGCCTCGCGGGCCACGGCAAGCGCCGCCTCGCCGTCGCGTCCGGCGTCCGCTGGGACGGCCGCGGCGGCGCCAGCGATGCCGAGCTCCTCGAGCAGCGCTCGCCGACGGAGGTAGGGCTCGGCGAGCAGGGACCGGCCGTCGA
Proteins encoded:
- a CDS encoding molybdenum cofactor biosynthesis protein MoaE translates to MDPPRGLDDWVAIGADPLPLADALAWAVTARCGALVSFSGTVRDHSEGRPGVVRLDYECYPGAAERALADVARSARARWPELGRLVLLHRTGTLAPEEIAVVVVATAPSRDVAFAAARYLIDTVKAAVPIWKRETWANGEAWALGAQRLRAPDARPEARGGCEGIAP
- the glp gene encoding gephyrin-like molybdotransferase Glp; amino-acid sequence: MIPLEEARAFVVGRQAPLGPTKRTRADALGCVLASAVVAGEAVPPFANAAMDGYAVRAADCRQAPTRLEVVAAVMAGDAPGRPLGPGQAARIMTGAPIPPGADAVCVLEASHLASPSGDVVVLEEPVEPGDNVRQPGEDLRSGEVLFRPGTVLGPAHLGVLAGLGIEALEVHPRPKVGVLATGSELVAGAGPLPPGKIRDANRPALLALLARAGFDPVDLGIVHDDETAIAAALERAAECDAVLATGGASHGDRDVLHDVLAKMASGACRSMEVSIKPAKPFVYGEIGPRATPVFGLPGNPVSALVSFELLARPALRAMAGERSIEPPLLEARAAEAFRRRPDGRTHFLRAVAGVDGRGRLEVRSAGGQGSHQLSALARANALVVLPDGEGPGPGEAVRVLLLDPDRLEVLGP
- the moaA gene encoding GTP 3',8-cyclase MoaA encodes the protein MKAALTPQRVLLRRDPPARRSGRGTGPLVDRFGRLHTDLRLSVTDRCNLRCSYCMPAEGVRFLPAAELLSFDEIERIARVARDLGITAVRLTGGEPLVRAGLADLVARLASLGFEDLALTTNGMRLAALARPLATAGLRRVNVSCDSLREDRFAAIRRGGRLSSVLEAMDAAEAAGLAPIKVNVVLVAGVNDDEVLDFAAFAREAGRVVRFIEFMPLDADRRWDRRLVVPSDEVVARIDERWPLEAVEAPGEPAPAARYRFADGCGEIGVVASVTRPFCGTCDRLRVTAEGALRNCLFSDDELSLRDVLRRGGSDDELAALFHASVGAKRAGHGIGDPTFSPPRRSMSMIGG
- a CDS encoding molybdenum cofactor synthesis domain-containing protein, with translation MPHLRLFGPAREAAGSPGAEVPGSTPEEVLAAAVERFGPAFAQVLETSALWVNGEPALPSQPLGASDELAVLPPVSGGCADEAPARPALGSRLEAKILTVSSAGSEGRRADTAGPALAEALERAGFRVLERRVVGDGVEPVSSALREMASGFAGLVVSTGGTGFGPLDLTPEATRRVLEREAPGLAEAARAASPLGRLSRGLAGTVGACLVLNLPGSARGAVESLEAVLDVLPHALALLAGEQPH
- a CDS encoding DUF4395 domain-containing protein, encoding MALPAFPRWVNDAAARTVAVGVVVMAALAATLPALWLAVPLAYGFAARVLAGPRLSPLALLATRVVAPRLGRHAKLHPGPPKRFAQAIGCTFSSSALALWLAGEPVAARALLGALAVPALLEAAIGYCVGCQLFGLAMRLGLVPPAVCLECADLSRRAGASVAG
- a CDS encoding elongation factor G, which produces MAPSTAPVRTVALVGHTGVGKTTLADALLLATATAARVGRVEDGTATCDFEPEELKRRFSVSLALAPYVLEGEKVNVIDTPGFPDFLPEAERALAVADLAVVVVSAVDGVQVQTEVVWRAAEALGVPRMVFVNKLDREHADFSRVLDQLREVFGAGVAPLELPIGEEASFRGIADLLADEAICYEGGAPRRGPIPEEIAELEHRVRDSLVEGIVVADDELMERYLEGDTPSMAELEATLATGVAACSVFPVVCGSATTNVAIDRLAAFIREIAPSRPVRVRAGDRSVEVARDPSGEPLARVFKTIIDPFVGRISLLQVISGTLRPDTVLVNSRTKSEERLHALQMMRGKETYALGEAPAGDIVAVAKLADAQAGDTLAPKGSPVVAEMPPLSPPQLAVAIRPRKSGDEDKLMTSLHRLEEEDGALSVHHDEQTQQTVLTVLGDTHLNVVCERLQRKFGVEIDVEALRIPYQETITSPAEAEGRHKKQTGGHGQFGVVVLKLEPLARGEGFEFVDEIVGGAIPRQFLPAVQHGIEKAMRRGGVFGYPVVDVRARCVDGKFHSVDSSETSFEIAASLAFQEALRKANPVLLEPISRLEVRVPARLQGEVLADVNARRGRVVGSELDETGQQVITALVPSAELVRYAMDLRSLTGGYGTFSVHHDHYAEVPAHLSEKLARA
- the ahcY gene encoding adenosylhomocysteinase, yielding MTVLRPGEYKVADLGLADFGRREIALAEHEMPGLMALRAELGPDQPLAGARISGSLHMTVQTAVLIETLVALGAQVRWASCNIFSTQDHAAAAVVVGPEGTPGSPAGVPVFAWKGETLEEYWWCTERALDWGAGTGPNMILDDGGDATLLVHLGAEAEQAGKVPDTPADAPEDLVVLHELLRRSLEDDPGRWTAVARGVLGVTEETTTGVHRLYQRQAAGTLLFPAINVNDSVTKSKFDNRYGCRHSLIDGINRATDVLIGGKVAVVCGYGDVGKGCAEALRGQGARVVVTEIDPICALQAAMDGYEVTTLEDVVERGDIFVTATGNRDVITAAHMARMKHQAIVGNIGHFDNEIDVAGLARVPGISRVSIKPQVDEWRFPDGHAVIVLSEGRLLNLGNATGHPSFVMSTSFTNQVIAQIELFTKRGEYDRRVHVLPKHLDERVARLHLDALGVKLTTLTPEQAAYIGRPVEGPYKPDHYRY
- the ligD gene encoding non-homologous end-joining DNA ligase, with the protein product MRERRLEVEVDGRLLSVANLDKVLYPASGFTKGDLISYYVAVAPAILGHLAGRPVTLARFPDGVEGRSFLEKHVPAHAPAWLETVEVPRVLGRRTRRDALEQAVVSSVAGLVWAANLAAIELHVPMWRVDTGPSPRPDLVVFDLDPGPGVGVLECIPVAVALRRELEARGLEAVPKTSGRKGLHLYARLEPPRAWQDVRSEAYEVARRIEAEEPRRVVTSMARARRPGRVLIDWSQNHPAKTTVAAYSLRAEATPSVSAPLRWEELAAAERAGRADGLRFRPAEVLARLDRYGDLFAGLAVRS
- the ligD gene encoding non-homologous end-joining DNA ligase; translated protein: MPKALSPMLPVPARRPPAGPGWTFEFKWDGLRALAFVEGGRVVLRSRRGRSIGAAYPETGELGSLLGARRAILDGEVVALDERGRPSFERLQERLNVASARRVAAAARRVPVTYLLFDVCYLDGRSLLAEPYLRRRALLEELGIAGAAAAVPADAGRDGEAALAVAREAGIEGVVAKRDDSSYEPGRRSRAWVKVRDVRTQEVVVAGYTPGEAGRAGTIGALVLAVQGAAGLEYVGRVGSGMSEEARRELVRRLERLATGAPVRGAPPDVAVRWVEPSLVGEVEFARWTRAGRLRHPAWRGLRPDKRAEEVVRA